The Pirellulales bacterium genomic interval AATTCTGTTGTTTGTCTGCATCTCCAACGGTGGGCCGGCGCTCGCAAGCTCACTGGTCCCACCTTACGCGTGCGGCATTGACTCAACCCACCAGGGCCGGCTCTTCCTCGATAACGTCCCGCGACGGGGGGCGCACTGCCGCTCGCTGCCGGCTGACCGCGCGCACCCAGTCGAGATCGCCGCGCCGCCACACATAGGCGAAGCCGACCATCAACACGCCGAAAAAGACCAGGATATCGAGGATTGAGACCCACGCCAGCGCGCGGGCCGAGTCGGCGATTTGCGCGCTTGTGGCACCCACGGTTTCGGGTGTTGCGTGGGGTACGCCCAATTCGGCATAGACGTTCGCCGCGGCGGGAGTGAGCTGGCCCGTTTGCCGGTCGATGGTCTCCAGGCGAGAGTCCATCAGGTGCGTGGCTTTGCCAAACACGGTGGCCCAGGGAAAGAAGAAGGCGATTTCGACATCGAAGATGATGAACAGCAGGGCGATCACATAAAATCGCAAGTCGAACTGCACGAAGCTCGAACCGATGGTCGGCTCGCCGCACTCGTAGACCGCGAGCTTTTCCGCGTTCGGCTCGGCAGGCCGCAAGAACTTGCCGACCAGCAAGTTGGCAAACAAGAACGCGGCGCCCAGTCCGGTGAACAGCGCCAAATAGGCAACGACGACAGTGGCAGACATGGTAGCTAACCGGCGGCAACAGGCATGAAAGGCGTCATTCTAGGCGAACCGACGCTGATTGCAACCCATCGCGTCGAATGGCGTGAAGGATGCGG includes:
- a CDS encoding NADH-quinone oxidoreductase subunit A → MSATVVVAYLALFTGLGAAFLFANLLVGKFLRPAEPNAEKLAVYECGEPTIGSSFVQFDLRFYVIALLFIIFDVEIAFFFPWATVFGKATHLMDSRLETIDRQTGQLTPAAANVYAELGVPHATPETVGATSAQIADSARALAWVSILDILVFFGVLMVGFAYVWRRGDLDWVRAVSRQRAAVRPPSRDVIEEEPALVG